The following are encoded together in the Acidobacteriota bacterium genome:
- a CDS encoding FG-GAP-like repeat-containing protein — MFSGRPRAHLGIVLLLGTCLFGCSADPTPSLGPVVFPAEEGTPDNSAMVELLEAVAVQGDIDNPFLGQMAAPRLRELLATAPTEGYVTERRQVRRQLARHELRLGNELEAIEHLQKALELARGTDDELEIRFEFGVAWMRRAESLNCRQHHTSESCIFPIKGGGLHVDPAASRHAADAFRGVIALSQPGDWFHTKARWLLAIAAMTLNEYPESMSPELRIPAEALESDASFPRFEEIARSLGVDTVDLAGGNLVDDFTGDGFLDLVTSTSDTYGGMHFWVNDGNGAFVGATEAAGLTGLLGGLNMTHADYDNDGDLDIFVLRGGWWREPGAHPNSLLRNEGDGRFLDVTQRAGLLDVSYPTQTAAWGDFDLDGDLDLYVGNETNQRYSAPSQLFRNEGDGTFIDVAAAAGVTNDRYAKSVSWGDYNNDRAPDLYVSNISGANRLYRNLGDGTFEDVAVELGVDKPISSFPAWFFDVNNDGNLDLFVSAYGGKRDGPEMGFVAAEYMGLQHRGEKQRLFLGDGGTFSDVTEAYGLYRTTLPMGHNFGDLDNDGWLDFYLGTGYPYYEGLTPNVMYRNVGGVRFDDVTFAGGFGNLQKGHGVSFVDFDHDGDQDVFEQMGGAYPGDAYGNAVYENPGFGNNWVKIELRGVQSNRHGLGARLRVVVQDAGVERSIYRTVGTGATFGGNPTRQEIGVGAAEAIERLEVFWPVTGETQTFLDLPVNALVRLSETKDGMTVIPLAGSDQHGLKSRR; from the coding sequence ATGTTCTCAGGACGCCCCCGGGCCCATCTGGGCATCGTTCTTCTGCTGGGGACCTGTCTGTTCGGCTGCTCCGCGGACCCGACCCCGTCTCTGGGTCCCGTCGTCTTTCCGGCCGAGGAGGGGACTCCCGACAACTCGGCGATGGTCGAGCTGCTGGAGGCGGTCGCCGTCCAGGGGGACATCGACAATCCGTTCCTGGGGCAGATGGCTGCCCCGCGTCTGCGGGAGCTGCTGGCCACCGCTCCTACCGAGGGCTATGTGACGGAGCGCCGGCAGGTTCGTCGGCAGCTGGCCCGTCACGAACTGCGTCTGGGGAACGAACTGGAGGCCATCGAGCACCTGCAGAAGGCGCTGGAGCTGGCCCGTGGGACCGATGATGAGCTGGAGATACGCTTCGAGTTCGGCGTCGCCTGGATGCGTCGCGCCGAGAGTCTCAACTGTCGGCAACATCACACAAGCGAGAGCTGCATCTTCCCCATCAAGGGCGGCGGGCTCCACGTGGACCCGGCGGCGTCTCGTCATGCGGCCGACGCCTTTCGCGGTGTCATCGCACTCAGTCAGCCCGGCGATTGGTTTCACACCAAGGCTCGCTGGCTGCTCGCCATCGCCGCCATGACCCTGAACGAGTATCCGGAGAGCATGAGTCCCGAGTTGCGGATCCCGGCGGAGGCATTGGAGTCGGACGCTTCGTTCCCACGGTTCGAGGAGATCGCGCGCTCGCTAGGGGTGGATACGGTCGATCTGGCCGGCGGCAACCTCGTCGATGACTTCACGGGGGATGGATTTCTGGATCTGGTGACCTCGACCTCCGACACCTACGGTGGCATGCACTTCTGGGTCAACGACGGCAACGGTGCGTTCGTCGGGGCGACGGAGGCGGCGGGTTTGACGGGCCTGCTTGGCGGGCTGAACATGACCCACGCCGATTACGACAACGACGGCGACCTCGATATCTTTGTGTTGCGTGGCGGCTGGTGGCGTGAGCCCGGTGCCCACCCCAACTCGTTGTTACGGAACGAGGGCGACGGTCGGTTCCTGGATGTGACCCAACGGGCCGGCCTGCTGGACGTGAGTTATCCCACCCAGACGGCGGCCTGGGGTGATTTCGACCTGGACGGCGACCTGGATCTCTACGTCGGTAACGAGACCAACCAGCGGTACAGCGCGCCGTCTCAGCTGTTTCGCAACGAGGGCGACGGGACGTTTATCGATGTGGCCGCCGCGGCGGGCGTGACCAACGACCGTTACGCCAAGTCGGTCAGCTGGGGCGACTACAACAACGATCGGGCGCCCGATCTGTACGTCTCGAACATCTCCGGCGCCAATCGTCTTTATCGCAACCTTGGCGATGGGACGTTTGAAGATGTCGCCGTCGAGCTCGGCGTCGACAAGCCGATCTCCAGTTTCCCGGCCTGGTTCTTTGACGTCAACAACGACGGCAACCTGGATCTGTTCGTGTCGGCCTACGGCGGCAAGCGTGACGGACCGGAGATGGGGTTCGTTGCGGCGGAGTACATGGGGCTTCAGCATCGCGGCGAGAAACAACGGTTGTTCCTGGGTGACGGCGGAACGTTTAGCGATGTGACCGAGGCCTACGGGCTGTATCGGACGACGTTGCCGATGGGCCACAACTTCGGCGATCTGGATAACGACGGTTGGCTGGATTTCTACCTGGGTACCGGTTACCCGTACTACGAGGGACTGACCCCCAACGTGATGTATCGCAACGTGGGTGGCGTTCGGTTCGACGATGTGACCTTCGCCGGTGGCTTCGGCAACCTGCAGAAGGGGCATGGGGTCTCGTTCGTCGATTTCGATCACGACGGCGATCAGGATGTGTTTGAGCAGATGGGTGGGGCCTATCCGGGGGATGCCTACGGCAATGCCGTCTACGAGAACCCCGGTTTCGGGAACAACTGGGTCAAGATTGAACTGCGTGGCGTGCAATCTAATCGGCATGGGTTAGGGGCTCGACTCAGAGTCGTGGTGCAGGACGCCGGCGTGGAGCGATCGATCTATCGAACCGTCGGGACCGGCGCGACGTTTGGTGGGAATCCGACGCGGCAGGAGATCGGGGTCGGGGCTGCGGAGGCGATCGAGCGACTAGAAGTGTTCTGGCCGGTGACGGGGGAGACGCAAACGTTTCTGGATCTTCCGGTGAACGCGCTCGTTCGACTGTCCGAGACGAAGGACGGGATGACCGTGATTCCGTTAGCCGGATCGGATCAACACGGGTTGAAGTCGAGGCGTTGA
- a CDS encoding rhomboid family intramembrane serine protease: MEECNLDRAISELDEYRLESVSTREESIEPPLSGGWIGVLAYTMLLVVVAFLAQRNALGVDWFERGRTEAGSMLAGEGWRAVTALTLHIDGSHLLGNLLFGSILGLLATQALGVGVTWLAIVVGGILGNVANAFLQPATHSSIGASTAVFAALGLLVALALVHSRHRRVGAWKLGPLVAGALLLAWTGIGGERTDVLAHVTGLISGLMIGVACGFVPRNQLERPLVQSVALGLTAGLIVVAWGLALG; encoded by the coding sequence GTGGAGGAGTGCAACCTCGATCGAGCGATTAGCGAATTGGATGAATACCGTCTGGAATCCGTTTCGACCCGAGAGGAGTCGATCGAGCCGCCGTTGTCCGGTGGTTGGATCGGAGTCCTTGCCTACACGATGTTGCTCGTCGTCGTGGCGTTCTTGGCACAGCGGAACGCCCTCGGCGTAGATTGGTTTGAACGGGGTCGAACAGAGGCGGGGTCGATGCTTGCCGGTGAGGGCTGGCGAGCTGTGACGGCTCTGACGCTTCACATCGATGGGTCGCACTTACTCGGGAATCTGCTGTTCGGATCGATTCTGGGGCTGCTTGCCACGCAGGCTCTGGGCGTGGGTGTAACCTGGCTGGCAATCGTGGTCGGCGGGATTCTCGGTAACGTCGCAAACGCGTTCTTGCAGCCTGCGACTCATTCGTCGATCGGCGCTTCAACTGCGGTCTTCGCCGCTCTCGGTCTACTCGTTGCTCTCGCCCTCGTTCATTCCCGGCACCGCAGAGTAGGTGCGTGGAAGTTGGGGCCGCTCGTCGCCGGTGCGCTGTTGCTGGCGTGGACCGGCATCGGTGGGGAGCGAACCGATGTTCTGGCGCACGTGACGGGGCTGATATCAGGACTCATGATCGGGGTGGCGTGCGGTTTCGTGCCTCGGAACCAGCTAGAGCGTCCCCTGGTGCAATCGGTTGCGCTGGGTCTGACCGCCGGACTCATTGTAGTTGCCTGGGGGCTGGCGCTGGGCTGA